Proteins from a single region of Theileria parva strain Muguga chromosome 1, complete sequence, whole genome shotgun sequence:
- a CDS encoding Yos1-like family protein, translated as MVLSFIHLVEASVLLLNAMGILNEKRVLRPLGLDKPNYSNTFKSKLSLLFHSVRTYLRVLLILLNIIIITLELLVG; from the coding sequence ATGGTGCTATCATTTATACATCTGGTCGAGGCCTCGGTCCTTCTTCTTAATGCGATGGGAATCCTGAACGAAAAAAGAGTTCTGAGGCCTTTAGGTCTTGATAAACCTAATTATAGCAACACCTTTAAAAGCAAACTGTCCCTTCTTTTCCATTCGGTTCGTACATATTTAAGAGTCCTTTTGATTCTTTTGaatattatcataattACTCTGGAATTATTAGTAGGATGA
- a CDS encoding glutamate--tRNA ligase, whose amino-acid sequence MYSKGSEQLVVNYSVQNPPYGAVILSSISKYLQKSDSSKVVFNLDNKLQNNEFSLNGDKFNEVELLKNLCSVLPHCDKLLDVVNHSELEYWFKVLLSERAKLTENKGTLAENDSYLENMNNHLAQRTYLIGHRLSLSDILHFSLLRRTCNVNSLKNKYPHLVRWYNFISNVPGTSGCLKGYDTPSSATYKKPFTKQEQQDNSYKGVLKGAKEGCVVTRFPPEPSGYLHIGHAKAALLNFYFAQKYKGKMLVRFDDTNPSKEKDEYVDSIMEDLESLGIKYDELSYTSDYFDTFQEYAVKLIKKGYCYCDDTDVETMRKQRGEGVESPARNNSVEKNLELFNEMLKGSEVGVKNCLRAKMDMTSKNKCLRDPVFYRCVTNVPHHRTGDKYKAYPTYEFACPIVDSLQGVSHSLRTNEYSDRIPLYNWVLEKCELRHVEIYEFSRMNFVRTTLSKRKLRWFVENKLVTGWDDPRMPTVKGILRRGLSVKALFEFILDQGPSKSVNLMEWDKLWAKNKQIIDPESPRYTAVVSDHVVLKVVNYEEPATKTRPLHPKNPDLREIDLVFGDQVMIERDDFNLIEKSEEVTLMKWGNAFVDKANLQLKLNLQGDFKLTKKKIHWLPLKTPTNVVECDLVEYGHLLKVDKVDAELLTEDDNMREFLEPQTEWVTKALGESALSKLKKGTVLQLERKGYYIVDKPHDSGRLVLVQIPDGKVAKPKQKK is encoded by the exons ATGTATAGTAAAGGTTCAGAACAACTGGTTGTAAACTATTCTGTACAGAATCCACCCTATGGCGcagtaattttatcaagtATATCGAAATACTTACAGAAATCAGATTCTTCTAAAGTAGTCTTTAATTTAGATAACAAATTGCAAAACAATGAGTTCTCTCTAAACGgagataaatttaatgaagtTGAATTGTTGAAAAACCTTTGTTCTGTACTTCCACATTGCGATAAACTTCTAGATGTCGTGAATCACTCAGAATTGGAGTATTGGTTTAAGGTTTTGTTATCAGAAAGAGCGAAATTAACCGAAAATAAAGGAACATTAGCAGAAAATGATAGTTATTTggaaaatatgaataacCACTTGGCGCAAAGAACATATTTAATAGGCCATAGATTATCATTATCagatattttacacttcAGCCTTTTAAGAAG AACATGTAATGTAAACTCTCTTAAGAATAAGTACCCTCATCTTGTTAGATGGTATAACTTCATTTCAAACGTACCAG gaACATCTGGATGTTTAAAGGGCTATGACACTCCATCAAGCGCAACATATAAGAAGCCATTTACAAAACAAGAACAACAAGATAACTCTTACAAAGGTGTTCTTAAGGGGGCTAAGGAGGGTTGTGTCGTCACCAGGTTCCCCCCGGAACCATCAGGTTATTTGCATATTGGGCATGCAAAAGCAGCACTGCTGAACTTTTACTTCGCTCAAAAGTACAAAGGGAAAATGCTCGTAAGGTTTGACGATACTAACCCCTCTAAAGAAAAGGACGAATATGTGGACTCAATTATGGAGGACCTGGAGAGCCTAGGAATTAAATACGATGAACTTAGTTACACTTCAGACTATTTTGACACATTCCAGGAATACGCAGTcaagttaataaaaaaag GCTATTGCTACTGCGATGACACAGACGTTGAAACAATGAGGAAGCAGAGAGGAGAAGGTGTTGAGTCACCAGCAAGAAACAACTCAGTTGAGAAAAATTTGGAACTCTTTAATGAAATGCTTAAG GGTAGTGAAGTTGGAGTAAAGAATTGTTTGAGAGCAAAGATGGACATGACCTCTAAGAACAAATGTTTGAGGGACCCAGTGTTTTATAGATGTGTGACAAATGTGCCTCACCATAGAACTGGAGATAAGTACAAAGCCTATCCAACTTATGAGTTTGCATGTCCCATAGTTGACTCACTCCAGGGAGTTTCCCACTCCCTCAGAACAAACGAGTATTCAGATAGGATCCCTCTTTATAACTGGGTACTAGAGAAGTGTGAGCTCAGGCATGTAGAGATCTATGAGTTCAGCAGAATGAATTTTGTGAGAACAACACTTTCCAAGAGAAAGTTGAGATGGTTTGTGGAAAACAAACTAGTCACAGGATGGGATGACCCCAGAATGCCAACAGTTAAGGGAATACTTAGAAGAGGGTTATCAGTTAAGGCATTGTTTGAATTCATTTTGGATCAAGGACCATCAAAATCGGTTAATTTGATGGAGTGGGATAAGTTGTGGGCGAAGAATAAGCAGATTATAGACCCAGAGTCACCTAGATACACAGCTGTTGTTTCAGACCACGTTGTTCTTAAGGTAGTAAATTACGAAGAACCAGCTACTAAAACAAGGCCACTTCACCCTAAAAATCCAGATTTGCGGGAGATCGATCTTGTTTTCGGAGACCAAGTCATGATTGAAAGAGATGATTTCAACTTAATTGAGAAATCAGAAGAAGTTACATTAATGAAATGGGGAAATGCATTTGTAGATAAAGCTAATCTACAACTTAAATTAAACCTTCAAGGAGATTTCAAGTTAACAAAGAAGAAAATACATTGGTTACCTCTGAAAACACCCACCAAT GTTGTTGAGTGTGACTTGGTTGAATATGGGCACTTGCTGAAAGTTGACAAAGTTGACGCAGAACTTTTAACAGAGGATGATAATATGAGAGAGTTCCTTGAGCCACAAACTGAATGGGTAACAAAGGCTCTAGGAGAATCGGCTTTATCCAAGCTTAAAAAAG gAACGGTACTACAACTTGAGAGGAAGGGATACTATATAGTTGACAAGCCACACGATTCTGGAAGATTAGTATTAGTTCAAATTCCA GACGGGAAAGTTGCAAAACCTAAACAGAAGAAGTGA
- a CDS encoding merozoite surface antigen p32, producing the protein MLSRNTLKFLYLSFFVISCVNAAKEEEKKKEKKEDLTVDVTLSSWENVTSTPEAGGTLLKANEGYRFKTLKVGDKTLYNVDTSKYDAVHLYKLTHDSDEWLKLLLHPAKPVMFKKKSDKEYSEVKFETYYDDVLFKGKSAKELDASKVTDTGLFTQESFGTGKKYTFNNSFKPSKVSFDKKDVGKPDKAKFLDVFVYVGSDDKKVVRLDYFFGGDSRLKEVYFELKDDKWVKMEQNDANKALHAMSDSWKLDYKPVVDKFSPLAVLASVLIVAASVFYNL; encoded by the coding sequence aTGTTGTCCAGAAATACCCTCAAGTTCTTATATTTGAGTTTCTTCGTTATCTCTTGCGTTAATGCCGCAAAAGAAGAAGAGAAGAAGAAGGAGAAAAAGGAGGATCTTACAGTTGATGTTACCCTTTCGTCATGGGAAAATGTTACTTCTACTCCCGAGGCTGGCGGTACATTATTGAAAGCCAATGAAGGTTACCGTTTCAAGACACTTAAGGTCGGCGACAAGACTTTGTACAACGTTGACACCTCAAAATACGATGCAGTACACCTATACAAACTTACCCATGATTCTGATGAATGGCTAAAGCTCCTTCTCCACCCAGCCAAGCCAGTGATGTTCAAGAAGAAGTCAGACAAGGAATATTCCGAAGTCAAATTCGAAACCTACTATGATGATGTCTTGTTCAAGGGGAAATCAGCCAAGGAACTCGATGCTTCCAAGGTCACTGATACTGGCTTGTTTACCCAAGAGAGCTTCGGCACTGGGAAGAAGTACACCTTCAACAATAGCTTCAAACCTTCCAAGGTCTCATTCGACAAAAAAGATGTTGGAAAGCCCGACAAGGCCAAGTTCCTCGACGTTTTCGTCTATGTCGGCTCTGATGACAAGAAGGTTGTTAGGCTCGACTACTTCTTTGGTGGTGACTCAAGGTTGAAGGAGGTCTACTTCGAGCTTAAAGACGACAAGTGGGTCAAAATGGAACAGAATGACGCAAACAAGGCATTGCATGCCATGAGCGATTCATGGAAATTGGACTACAAACCAGTCGTCGACAAGTTCTCTCCCCTTGCAGTCCTCGCCTCAGTACTCATCGTCGCCGCTTCAGTCTTTTACAACCTTTAA